A genomic segment from Gopherus evgoodei ecotype Sinaloan lineage chromosome 6, rGopEvg1_v1.p, whole genome shotgun sequence encodes:
- the SAXO1 gene encoding stabilizer of axonemal microtubules 1 gives MSPPVTPPKTLPSKKCICQLCSCGRHHCPHLATRIYEKSEKPCFLSEYVEQYPLYPYAHPRDSFKPKAEYQKQPVAVEGMTTFKRDYVPHEVLPVKFKPPEKYVKSDENMDLISVYKQDYNPYPICRVPPCLPHETNYTSNVKMDTIPTYKGDYVPWNESKREMIKPDNKYHPSEAKFDYRTTVQDDYIYKGPVATHSCKPLNPAHMTKAPLEDLTNYKLNYVPHPLEKRFVHEYEKYKPSETQFDGLTTHKQSYKGLAGPPAKTVKPYQSMPTHDLPFSSSTEFREKYQAWPQHPMFTRKPDVYVPPVEKMDLQTTTQTHYTYPKGQPAKVCRPLGHVPKTTAPFDSCSTMKDDYKPWHGKKAKPIIPAPELTLPAEPMENLTTFRAHYVPHPPTFTKSLKPGWSAARPNMPFDAETTYTTSYTPKELVKCLAAYKEPPGYVFQEIDAVGHKFYCPVSEAERPISSKSKERRSSFSGNGLYLPGPKELPVTA, from the exons GCGCCACCATTGCCCGCATCTTGCCACCAGGATCTATGAGAAGAGTGAGAAACCATGCTTCCTGTCGGAGTATGTGGAGCAATACCCTCTATATCCCTATGCTCATCCCAGAGACTCGTTCAAGCCCAAGGCAGAATACCAGAAGCAGCCAGTGGCTGTGGAGGGAATGACAACTTTCAA GAGAGATTACGTACCTCATGAAGTGTTGCCAGTGAAATTCAAACCACCTGAAAAGTATGTCaagagtgatgagaacatggaTTTAATCTCAGTATATAAACAAGACTACAACCCCTATCCTATCTGTCGAGTTCCTCCCTGCTTGCCCCATGAGACTAACTACACCTCCAATGTCAAGATGGACACAATACCTACATACAAAG GTGACTATGTGCCATGGAATGAATCAAAACGAGAGATGATTAAACCAGACAATAAATACCATCCATCAGAAGCAAAATTTGACTACAGAACCACTGTCCAGGATGATTATATATATAAGGGACCAGTTGCCACTCACAGCTGCAAACCTCTGAATCCAGCCCACATGACCAAGGCACCTTTGGAGGATCTGACAAATTATAAGTTGAATTATGTGCCACATCCCTTGGAGAAACGCTTTGTCCATGAGTATGAGAAGTATAAACCCAGTGAAACTCAATTTGATGGCCTCACCACCCACAAACAATCATACAAGGGTCTGGCTGGCCCGCCTGCCAAGACAGTGAAACCATACCAGTCAATGCCAACCCACGATCTCCCATTTTCCTCTTCCACAGAGTTTCGGGAAAAATACCAAGCTTGGCCACAGCACCCCATGTTCACCAGAAAACCTGATGTGTACGTGCCCCCCGTAGAGAAAATGGACCTTCAGACAACTACTCAGACTCATTACACGTACCCTAAGGGACAGCCAGCCAAGGTATGTCGGCCCTTGGGCCATGTTCCAAAAACCACTGCACCCTTTGACAGCTGCTCCACCATGAAGGATGATTACAAGCCATGGCATGGTAAGAAAGCAAAACCCATCATACCTGCCCCAGAACTTACTTTGCCAGCAGAACCAATGGAGAACCTGACCACCTTTCGGGCCCATTACGTGCCTCACCCCCCCACTTTCACTAAGAGCCTTAAGCCAGGTTGGTCAGCTGCACGGCCTAACATGCCATTCGATGCAGAAACCACCTACACCACCAGCTACACACCGAAGGAACTTGTCAAATGCCTTGCTGCCTACAAAGAACCCCCAGGCTATGTGTTTCAAGAAATCGATGCTGTTGGTCACAAGTTCTACTGCCCTGTTTCGGAGGCTGAACGCCCAATCAGTTCGAAGAGTAAAGAGCGAAGAAGCAGCTTTTCTGGGAACGGACTATACCTACCAGGCCCAAAGGAACTACCAGTGacagcctga